Proteins from a genomic interval of Patescibacteria group bacterium:
- a CDS encoding Panacea domain-containing protein, with product MSKINEKKYYNVILFFANKIQNGTLGKLKMMKLLYFLDFDFFEKYGKSVTGDKYLRWENGPVPKMAEKIMKQMSGDDIKILRRKVGIGYNDQQHIEALKNFDLKLFSKEELMMMDEIADKWEKFSGTEMKNASHGEAPWIATKPNEIIDYNLTYYRNKYGEMDKD from the coding sequence ATGAGCAAAATAAACGAAAAAAAATATTATAATGTAATTTTATTCTTTGCGAATAAAATTCAAAATGGAACACTTGGAAAATTGAAAATGATGAAATTATTATATTTTCTTGATTTTGATTTTTTTGAAAAATATGGAAAATCAGTAACAGGTGATAAATATTTGCGTTGGGAAAATGGACCAGTGCCGAAAATGGCTGAAAAAATAATGAAACAAATGAGCGGAGATGATATAAAAATATTAAGACGAAAAGTCGGTATTGGCTATAATGATCAACAACACATAGAAGCCTTGAAAAATTTTGATTTAAAATTATTTTCAAAGGAAGAATTAATGATGATGGACGAAATAGCTGACAAATGGGAAAAATTTTCTGGCACTGAAATGAAAAATGCCAGTCACGGCGAAGCGCCATGGATTGCTACAAAACCAAATGAAATAATTGATTATAATCTTACATATTATCGCAATAAATACGGTGAAATGGATAAAGATTAA
- a CDS encoding UvrD-helicase domain-containing protein → MENLMEKLNKEQLEAVTYKDGPLLIVAGAGTGKTTVITQKIAWLIEQGFAKTDEILALTFTEKAAGEMEERIDRLLPMGYLDLWVSTFHSFCERILKEDGLDIGLPTDFRLLNSSEQWMLIKKNLDRFNLEYYRPLGNPTKFIHSLLKHFSRSKDENISPKEYLKYAENLKINLDRMESGAVSVKKSKNKSEIDEIAEQEIIKINEVANAYHTYQQLLLENSYLDFGDLINYTLKLFQERPGILKRYREQFKYILVDEFQDTNWAQYELIKILASPKNNLTVVGDDDQAIFRFRGASMSNILQFKKDYSKSKNIVLTNNYRNKQNILDVSYEFIKLNNPNRLEVQLKEKLNKKLIANNKGEGKIGCIKGETLEDENEKVIKKIVQLKSSDEKSNWNDFAILIRSNNMACSFMSLLERAEIPYIFLASQGLYSKPIILDIISYLKLLDDYRESTALFRILSLPVFDFLSSEISVLNHLAKRKSVSLYDILKQAERFNFQQKTLDKINKILKLIEQHTNLAREKNVGEIILRFLEDSGYLKYLAELKERKAREEFSYLNQFYKKIKKFEQNVDDRKTRNFLVELEMEIESGEQGGLALDYEAGPEAVKILTVHSAKGLEFKYVFIVNLVDKRFPSIERKEPIAIPNDLVKEILPKGDIHIEEERRLFYVAMTRAKNGLFFSLGEDYGGKRKKKPSRFLFESGISKKEQSQKGKTDFKLNLSVPKIDNNIKDSKIKHSLPNYFSFSKLEAYNNCPYQYYLAFVLNIPSKGKGQFSFGKTMHSALQKTMKSFLSKSQSKQSDLFSQDSKIIKKFGEVINLNEMLDIYKNSWIDDWYENKKSREEYFKKGKEILKDFYIKHKDKIIKPLFLEKNFKYKISNKDFFSLKGTIDRVDKFENGLKIIDYKTGSPKEKLSFKEKKQLLIYQLISNNGKLFDKEVKQLSYYYLGNNSEIEFLGSEKELEKIREDIIRTIEKIKQNDFSPNPGMLCQYCDFNKICDFKKNN, encoded by the coding sequence ATGGAAAATCTAATGGAAAAATTAAATAAAGAACAATTGGAAGCTGTCACTTACAAAGACGGACCGCTTTTGATTGTGGCTGGCGCTGGCACTGGAAAGACAACTGTTATTACGCAAAAAATCGCATGGCTGATTGAACAGGGGTTTGCGAAAACAGATGAAATTTTAGCTTTAACTTTTACTGAAAAAGCAGCTGGGGAGATGGAAGAAAGAATTGACAGGCTTTTGCCAATGGGATATTTAGATTTGTGGGTTTCAACTTTTCATTCTTTTTGCGAGCGGATTTTAAAAGAAGATGGGCTAGATATAGGATTACCAACTGATTTCAGATTATTAAATTCGTCTGAACAATGGATGCTAATTAAAAAAAATTTAGACAGATTTAACCTTGAATATTATCGTCCTTTAGGAAATCCAACAAAATTTATTCATTCGCTTTTAAAACATTTTTCTCGCTCAAAAGACGAAAATATAAGTCCCAAAGAATATTTAAAATACGCGGAGAATTTAAAAATAAATTTAGACAGAATGGAATCAGGGGCTGTTAGCGTTAAAAAATCAAAAAATAAAAGCGAGATAGATGAAATCGCGGAACAAGAAATTATTAAAATAAATGAAGTTGCTAATGCGTACCATACTTATCAGCAATTGCTTTTGGAAAATAGTTATTTGGATTTTGGTGATTTAATAAATTATACTTTAAAGCTGTTTCAGGAACGCCCGGGGATTTTAAAAAGATATAGAGAGCAATTTAAATATATTTTGGTTGATGAATTTCAGGATACTAATTGGGCGCAGTATGAGTTGATAAAAATTCTGGCAAGCCCGAAAAATAATTTGACAGTCGTCGGAGACGATGATCAAGCAATTTTTCGCTTCAGGGGAGCGTCAATGAGCAATATTTTACAGTTTAAAAAAGATTATTCAAAAAGTAAAAATATTGTTTTAACAAATAATTATCGCAACAAACAAAATATATTAGATGTTTCTTATGAATTTATTAAATTAAATAATCCTAATCGTTTAGAGGTCCAATTGAAAGAAAAATTAAATAAAAAATTAATTGCTAACAATAAAGGCGAAGGGAAGATTGGATGTATAAAAGGCGAAACTCTTGAAGACGAAAATGAAAAAGTGATCAAAAAAATTGTTCAGTTAAAAAGTAGCGATGAAAAATCTAATTGGAATGATTTTGCTATTTTAATCAGATCAAATAATATGGCATGCAGTTTTATGTCTTTATTAGAAAGAGCAGAAATTCCTTATATTTTTTTAGCTTCTCAAGGGCTTTATTCAAAACCTATAATATTAGATATAATATCTTATTTGAAATTATTAGACGATTACAGAGAATCAACAGCATTATTTAGGATTTTGTCTTTGCCTGTTTTTGATTTTTTATCATCAGAAATTAGTGTTTTAAACCATTTGGCAAAAAGAAAAAGTGTTTCTTTGTATGACATCTTAAAACAGGCTGAAAGATTTAATTTTCAACAAAAAACTTTAGATAAAATAAACAAGATTTTAAAATTAATAGAGCAACATACTAATTTGGCAAGAGAGAAAAACGTTGGTGAAATCATTTTAAGATTTTTAGAAGATTCGGGATATTTAAAATATTTGGCGGAATTAAAAGAGCGAAAAGCAAGAGAGGAATTTAGTTATTTAAATCAGTTTTATAAAAAAATAAAAAAATTTGAACAAAATGTTGATGATAGAAAAACAAGAAATTTTTTAGTTGAATTAGAAATGGAAATAGAATCAGGAGAGCAGGGCGGGCTTGCGTTGGATTATGAAGCGGGGCCTGAAGCAGTGAAGATTTTGACTGTTCATTCCGCAAAAGGCTTGGAATTTAAATATGTTTTTATAGTTAATTTAGTTGATAAACGATTTCCAAGTATTGAGAGAAAAGAGCCAATTGCTATTCCTAACGATTTAGTTAAAGAAATTTTGCCTAAAGGCGATATACATATTGAAGAAGAAAGGCGGCTTTTTTATGTCGCGATGACAAGAGCTAAGAATGGGCTGTTTTTTAGTTTGGGCGAGGATTATGGTGGTAAAAGAAAAAAGAAACCGTCAAGATTTTTGTTTGAATCGGGAATTTCAAAAAAAGAGCAATCTCAAAAAGGAAAAACAGATTTTAAATTAAATCTGTCTGTTCCTAAAATAGATAATAATATTAAAGATAGCAAAATAAAACATTCTTTGCCAAATTATTTTTCTTTTTCAAAATTAGAAGCTTATAATAATTGCCCTTATCAATATTATCTTGCTTTTGTTTTAAATATTCCCAGCAAAGGAAAAGGACAATTTAGTTTTGGGAAAACAATGCATTCTGCTTTGCAAAAAACAATGAAATCTTTTTTATCTAAATCGCAAAGCAAACAATCAGATCTTTTTTCGCAAGACAGTAAAATAATAAAAAAATTTGGCGAAGTAATAAATTTGAATGAAATGTTGGATATTTATAAAAATTCATGGATTGATGATTGGTATGAAAATAAAAAAAGCAGGGAAGAATATTTTAAAAAAGGAAAAGAGATTTTAAAAGATTTTTATATTAAGCATAAAGATAAAATTATAAAACCTCTTTTTTTAGAGAAAAATTTTAAATACAAAATTTCCAACAAAGATTTTTTTAGTTTGAAAGGAACAATTGATAGAGTTGATAAATTTGAAAATGGCCTAAAAATTATTGATTATAAAACAGGAAGCCCAAAAGAAAAACTTTCTTTTAAAGAGAAAAAACAGCTGTTAATATATCAGCTGATTTCTAATAATGGAAAATTATTTGACAAAGAAGTAAAACAATTAAGCTATTATTATTTGGGAAATAACAGCGAAATAGAATTTTTAGGATCAGAAAAAGAATTGGAAAAAATAAGGGAAGATATAATCAGAACTATTGAAAAAATAAAACAAAATGATTTTAGTCCAAATCCAGGAATGTTATGCCAGTATTGCGATTTTAACAAAATTTGCGATTTTAAAAAAAATAATTAA
- a CDS encoding PH domain-containing protein, with product MFTYNKIPQQQKDEKVILVLRRHWFIFFKSFVVFLASIPAPILFYFLITYIYAELFDNIALKIIFFLFLSVYYLSIWLFFFSSFVDYYLDVWMVTNQRILNIEQKALFSRVVSEQKINRIQDITSEVHGILPTFLDYGDVHIQNAGTSQRFIFKEIPEPASIRKKILMLIRQNKKFKKVLEGEDKIKI from the coding sequence ATGTTTACTTATAACAAGATTCCACAGCAACAAAAAGATGAAAAAGTTATTTTAGTTTTAAGAAGACATTGGTTTATTTTTTTTAAATCATTTGTTGTTTTTTTAGCGTCTATTCCAGCGCCAATTCTATTTTATTTTCTCATAACTTACATCTATGCTGAACTGTTTGACAATATTGCTCTAAAAATAATTTTCTTTCTTTTTCTAAGTGTTTATTATTTAAGCATCTGGCTTTTTTTCTTTTCAAGTTTTGTTGATTATTATTTAGATGTTTGGATGGTAACAAACCAAAGAATTTTAAATATAGAACAAAAAGCTTTATTTTCACGCGTAGTTTCCGAACAAAAAATAAATCGTATTCAAGACATCACTTCTGAAGTTCACGGAATACTTCCAACTTTTTTGGATTATGGGGATGTGCATATCCAAAACGCCGGAACTTCACAAAGATTTATTTTTAAAGAAATTCCAGAACCCGCCAGCATCCGCAAAAAAATATTAATGCTTATCAGACAAAATAAAAAATTTAAAAAAGTTCTGGAAGGCGAAGATAAAATAAAAATTTAA